The Eschrichtius robustus isolate mEscRob2 chromosome 16, mEscRob2.pri, whole genome shotgun sequence DNA segment agttgctccgcggcatgtgggatcttcccggaccagggcttgaacccgcgtcccctgcattggcaggcggattcctaaccactgcgccgccagggaagcccccatctaacttttaaatggatattttctcttttataatttgGATCATCTACTCCTCCACCCcaagactatttaaaaaaaaacaaacaaaaactgcacAAATAGATATTAGGTGCATTTACTTGTAACACACTCCTACAGTTAAACAGAAAAGtgccagagagaagaaaaaaacaaaaaaacggacatgAGCAACCACCAAACAAGAGTTGTTTACATCTGTTTAATGCTAAGAACACAGATATCCTAAAGAAGAGATAAACACTTAAGAAACAGAGTTTTGAGTTTTTTCCTAAACAGGATTTTGATCATGAAAACTAGCGTTCCAAACCTCAAAAACAATAGGGCATACAAACCTAGAAAAATGCAACACATATTTTATCTCTTATCTGAACTACCTGAGAACCCTGAAACATTCTCTCGAAGAGAGATCAGTATTAAAATCGTGCAAAGAAACTGTACCGATAGTGTTGAAACCATAAAACCAAGACCTGGCTTATACAtgataagaacaaaataaaaataaagcatgtgAAATAATGTGCAGTTTACAGAATTCAAAGAAAATCAGGGTGAAAGAAAGGCAATTAGGACAGGAGACATTCTATAAAGCGGGAAGCTCCGACGATGTCTACTACAAGCCTGGGTGAAGCCAGGCGCCCTGAACGTGTGGAGCAGTCACTGATAGGAGGGATAAAGCGTGATTTCTCTAACAGCCAGCAAATTAGCTGATGATCTGGCAAAACTTCCAGAATTAAAACTGAGGTAGTTTTCAGTAAGGAACGTTCTCCTGGAAAGCATGGCCAGAACGTGGTTGAGCCGGGACCTGATTCCGGCAAAGTGAAACTGCCGCTCTTTATTCAACTTTCTGAATGAGTCCCTAGAGCACAGATCCAAGTGGGGGGTGCTCCAGTACTTGGGGTGTCCAGGTGTGACATCATTGGCTCTGAGGGAAGTCTGGGAGCCAGTGGAACTGGCCACAGAGCCTTGGGAGGACAGAGAGGCGGAAGACCTCAAACTGGAGGATCGTGACACAGACACCTTTGATGCTGCTGACGCCTCTTTAGCCTGGGTTCCCAGAAAGGAGAGAACATTCTCGTCCATGTCAGTCTGGGTGGTGGCTGACGTGGTCTGGACCGCGGTTTGGGAGCTCACCACCCTGGTAGCAACTGCAGTCTGGGTGCCAGTGCACGCCGTGGCCATGCTGGCCTGTGTCCCCACGTCACTCATGCCCACGGCGGGCATCTCCTCTCCCGGCTCTGTCTGAGTGGTGGCATCGGTCGCCCTCCCGCCCTCCGGCCTGTCTCTGCGGCTGCTGAAGCCGTCCTCCTCACTGATGGTGGAGGCCTCGGAGTCCTCGCGCCCGGCCTCTGCCTGGCCCTCCTCACAGCCCGGCTCGGCCTTCCTGGGGGTGCTCGAGAGCCTGGCCAGCCGTAGCCGCAGCAGGTTGCCCAACGTGAGCTCCTTGCACAGTGGCTTCTGGTCGATGAGATGGTCAAACCTACCGCTGATCCGGAAGCTGGACAGGAGTTTGGAGCTGATGGGCTTTGACTGTGCGTACAGGATTCGGAACTCCAGGTCAAAATGTTCAACCACTTGGCCGGACAGAATGACCAGGTTGCTGCTGTTTAATTTGCCGTCCGTCCATGTAAAACTtgaggattaaaaacaaacaaacggaaGCTGGTAAGGATGAGCGATCTTCATTTACTTATTGTCAACCTGAATATAAAGCCCAGATATCCTGAGACGTAAGCCACAACTCTGGTGACAGCACACCTATCATGTAGTGTGAATGCAAGTTGCCTTTACACAGTACATAACCTAGGAATGCGTTAACACAAGAGTAAAAAGGCCACTGTTCAACCATCAGGCTAAAATTTACACTCCTCAGCCTCAGAGTTGCTAAAAACTAGAAGGGGCTCCTAAAGCACTTAGGCCAGCGCCCTTACTGTGAGAAGCGAGGAAGGTGCTTAGCAACGTCACAGGGGCAAGCTAGTGGCAGAGCCTAGACTTGGCCCCGGTCCCTCCTCCACGCTGCCGTTTTCACAAAGGGAGACAGGACTGTCATTCTAACGACACTGTTGCTCAGTGCACGTTTAGAGCTGACAAGTGGCCGTGCGCCCCTGCCTGTCCAGCGTACCTCCTCCTTCCCATGGTAACAGAGCCCTGCCCGCTCCCAGCCCAGACAGCTTCATGTATGCACCCTCTCCAGTCACAACAGAGGTGGGCAGGTGAGCCAGGC contains these protein-coding regions:
- the FAM83D gene encoding protein FAM83D, which encodes MALRSDGLDELPAACLSPCGPPNPAELYSEERRLALEELVAGGPDAFAAFLRRERLGRFLNPDEVRAILSAAERPGEEGAAAGAEDSFGSSHDCSSGTYFPEQSDLEPPLLELGWPSFYQGAYRGATRVEAHFQPRGTGARGPYGCKDALRQQLRSAREVIAVVMDVFTDIDIFRDLQEICRKQGVAVYILLDQALLSQFLDMCMDMKVHPEEEKLMTVRTITGNIYYARSGTKIVGKVHEKFTLIDGIRVATGSYSFTWTDGKLNSSNLVILSGQVVEHFDLEFRILYAQSKPISSKLLSSFRISGRFDHLIDQKPLCKELTLGNLLRLRLARLSSTPRKAEPGCEEGQAEAGREDSEASTISEEDGFSSRRDRPEGGRATDATTQTEPGEEMPAVGMSDVGTQASMATACTGTQTAVATRVVSSQTAVQTTSATTQTDMDENVLSFLGTQAKEASAASKVSVSRSSSLRSSASLSSQGSVASSTGSQTSLRANDVTPGHPKYWSTPHLDLCSRDSFRKLNKERQFHFAGIRSRLNHVLAMLSRRTFLTENYLSFNSGSFARSSANLLAVREITLYPSYQ